The Miscanthus floridulus cultivar M001 chromosome 7, ASM1932011v1, whole genome shotgun sequence genome includes a region encoding these proteins:
- the LOC136467493 gene encoding PH, RCC1 and FYVE domains-containing protein 1-like, whose translation MAGGLEWRSSATTTRGVEQVIITLKKGAHLLKCGKRGKPKFCTVRLSYDERALIWHSKEREKRLSLNSVSSVVLGQKTTKLLRLHWLEKESHSLSVIYKNGESSLDLVCKDRDQAECWYLGNCLATKQL comes from the exons ATGGCTGGGGGCTTGGAGTGGAGGAGCTCTGCAACCACAACCAGAGGAGTCGAGCAG GTCATTATTACTCTCAAGAAAGGTGCACATCTCCTGAAATGTGGGAAGAGAGGGAAACCCAAATTCTGCACTGTCAGACTATCTTAT GATGAGAGGGCACTAATATGGCACtccaaagagagggaaaaacgttTAAGCTTGAATTCAGTGTCCAGTGTAGTTCTTGGACAGAAAACT ACAAAACTTTTGCGTCTGCATTGGCTAGAAAAGGAATCTCACTCCTTGTCAGTTATATACAAAAACGGTGAATCCTCACTAGACTTG GTTTGCAAAGATAGAGATCAAGCTGAATGTTGGTATTTAGGGAACTGTTTGGCTACAAAGCAACTCTAG
- the LOC136467489 gene encoding PH, RCC1 and FYVE domains-containing protein 1-like isoform X1, whose amino-acid sequence MKVHSLYGSPRLIQNKYLHSNLDCSEPFFSPRQKAWSELDSYLEKISPELVNQVKNNLRDIKSAEKIKDQRIVQMPKLKQSEESNAATDALKDIFVWGDVLGRMSDHGHVSATNISLPRLLKSSQILDVQSIACGEKHAAIVTKQGQVFSWGEENGGRLGHKTSDSVSDPKIIDSLASTPVKTIAFGAKYTYAVSVSGELYEWGEGVHSLGFGNNQCQRSPWFPHKLISTSDGISVSKIACGQWHTAIVSSTGKLFTYGHGAFGVLGHGDTSSVVQPKEVESLRGLRAKSVACGPWHTAAIVETSGTLKNNAPGGKLFTWGDADGGKLGHTDEKSKHVPTRVEPLIDCDFTQVSCGMSLTAVLTITGVVFTIGSKEHGQLGNPRSDNSSICMVEGPLKTEFVQDISCGSSHVAVLTTNGKVFTWGKGTEGQLGLGDYVDRSSPTLVEALEDKQVDSIACSSNFTAVICVHREISTKDQSVCSSCRLAFRFTRKKHYCYNCGSMFCNSCSSNKVQRAALAPDKSKRYRVCDACFNELNKTAEHGTMSCGSKIQKEESYLTETRTYTPKLSQMLKEANFIMEKMGSAQSPNQRNQESATLNQMQKQRWGQVECPDQFKCARDNIPHWLTSKKQTIDVCGIGRMTDPVSQKTTAYLPQATNDRRKEQDLMEKILLEEVKQLQAQQVTTLAEECQRRSLKVQLYNRKFEETWLIVRDEATKCKAAKEIIKILTNQRNALSNKLLDGLELDDSSIVPDPPDKTLVTGKIPPLNSIRDQHNIEEVDAQYTTSSNTVVVDDSAVHQNGRRASNSSRGYDGGTDSTVAPTDSNGVIEQIERGVYITVVTSPSGKKGIKRIRFSRKHFGEAEAQKWWEENESRVFAKYNSMEYLAA is encoded by the exons ATGAAGGTACATTCGCTATATGGCAGTCCTAGGTTGATACAGAACAAGTACTTGCACAGTAATTTGGATTGCTCTGAACCATTCTTTTCTCCAAGACAGAAAGCATGGTCAGAACTAGATTCCTACTTGGAAAAGATTAGTCCCGAATTGGTAAATCAAGTAAAAAATAATTTGAGAGACATAAAATCTGCTGAAAAAATTAAGGACCAAAGAATTGTTCAAATGCCTAAACTCAAACAATCTGAGGAATCAAATGCAGCAACAGATGCTCTGAAGGACATTTTTGTCTGGGGTGATGTTTTGGGTCGTATGTCAGATCATGGACATGTATCAGCAACCAATATATCACTTCCAAGGTTATTGAAATCGTCGCAGATTCTTGATGTGCAGAGCATTGCCTGTGGAGAGAAACATGCGGCAATAGTTACTAAGCAGGGTCAGGTATTCTCTTGGGGTGAGGAAAATGGAGGGAGATTGGGACACAAAACAAGTGACAGTGTCTCTGATCCTAAGATCATTGACTCTCTTGCCTCCACACCTGTGAAGACTATTGCATTTGGGGCAAAGTACACCTATGCAGTTTCAGTTTCAGGAGAACTTTATGAATGGGGTGAAGGGGTTCATAGCCTAGGGTTCGGGAACAATCAGTGTCAAAGAAGCCCATGGTTCCCGCATAAATTGATCAGTACTTCAGATGGCATATCTGTATCGAAGATTGCATGTGGTCAGTGGCACACTGCTATAGTATCCTCCACAGGTAAGCTGTTCACATATGGACATGGGGCATTTGGTGTTCTTGGACATGGTGACACAAGTAGTGTTGTTCAGCCGAAAGAAGTGGAGTCCTTGAGAGGCTTAAGAGCCAAGTCTGTCGCATGTGGACCATGGCACACTGCTGCTATTGTGGAAACATCAGGAACACTTAAGAACAATGCTCCTGGTGGGAAGCTATTCACATGGGGCGACGCAGATGGAGGGAAGCTGGGCCATACTGACGAAAAGTCAAAGCATGTACCAACTCGTGTCGAACCACTCATTGATTGTGATTTTACTCAGGTATCCTGCGGTATGTCTCTAACAGCTGTGCTAACCATAACAGGTGTTGTATTTACCATTGGAAGCAAGGAGCATGGTCAATTAGGGAATCCTCGATCTGACAACTCATCTATTTGTATGGTTGAAGGGCCACTTAAGACTGAGTTTGTCCAAGATATATCCTGCGGCAGCTCCCATGTCGCAGTCTTGACAACGAACGGAAAAGTGTTTACCTGGGGCAAAGGCACAGAAGGGCAACTTGGTTTAGGGGATTATGTTGACAGGAGCTCCCCAACTCTAGTGGAGGCCCTGGAAGATAAACAGGTGGACAGTATAGCATGTTCTTCAAATTTCACTGCTGTAATTTGTGTGCACAGGGAAATCTCAACCAAGGATCAATCTGTGTGCAGCAGTTGCAGGTTGGCATTTCggtttacaaggaagaagcacTACTGCTACAACTGTGGTTCCATGTTCTGCAATTCCTGCAGCAGCAACAAGGTTCAAAGGGCTGCCCTTGCACCAGATAAGAGCAAAAGGTACCGTGTTTGTGATGCTTGTTTCAATGAGCTGAATAAAACAGCTGAGCACGGCACAATGAGTTGTGGATCAAAGATCCAAAAAGAAGAATCGTATTTAACAGAAACAAGAACATATACACCAAAGTTATCACAAATGCTTAAGGAAGCAAATTTCATCATGGAAAAAATGGGTTCTGCACAAAGTCCCAACCAGAGAAATCAGGAATCAGCCACTCTGAATCAAATGCAGAAACAGAGGTGGGGACAGGTAGAATGCCCCGATCAATTCAAATGTGCAAGAGACAACATTCCACATTGGTTGACATCAAAGAAGCAGACAATTGATGTTTGCGGTATAGGGAGAATGACTGATCCAGTCTCACAAAAGACTACTGCCTATTTGCCACAAGCTACTAATGATAGGAGGAAAGAAcaagatttgatggaaaagaTACTGCTGGAGGAAGTGAAACAGCTTCAAGCACAG CAGGTAACCACTCTAGCAGAAGAATGCCAGCGTAGAAGCCTGAAAGTTCAGTTGTATAACCGAAAATTTGAGGAAACCTGGTTGATAGTGAGGGATGAGGCCACAAAGTGCAAAGCTGCAAAGGAGATTATAAAGATTTTAACAAATCAG AGGAATGCTTTATCAAATAAACTTTTAGATGGTCTGGAACTAGATGATTCCAGTATCGTGCCCGACCCACCCGACAAAACTCTTGTCACTGGCAAAATTCCACCGCTAAACAGCATCAGGGATCAACACAACATAGAGGAAGTGGATGCGCAATATACAACATCTTCTAACACTGTTGTGGTGGATGATTCAGCTGTGCATCAGAATGGCAGAAGAGCCTCCAATAGCAGCAGAGGCTATGATGGGGGAACAGATAGCACAGTTGCTCCTACTGATTCCAATGGAGTAATCGAGCAAATTGAGCGTGGGGTGTACATTACAGTCGTTACATCCCCCAGTGGCAAGAAGGGAATCAAGCGCATCCGGTTCAG CCGGAAGCATTTTGGAGAGGCTGAGGCACAGAAATGGTGGGAAGAGAATGAGAGCAGGGTATTTGCAAAGTACAACAGCATGGAATACTTGGCAGCATAA
- the LOC136467489 gene encoding PH, RCC1 and FYVE domains-containing protein 1-like isoform X2: protein MKVHSLYGSPRLIQNKYLHSNLDCSEPFFSPRQKAWSELDSYLEKISPELVNQVKNNLRDIKSAEKIKDQRIVQMPKLKQSEESNAATDALKDIFVWGDVLGRMSDHGHVSATNISLPRLLKSSQILDVQSIACGEKHAAIVTKQGQVFSWGEENGGRLGHKTSDSVSDPKIIDSLASTPVKTIAFGAKYTYAVSVSGELYEWGEGVHSLGFGNNQCQRSPWFPHKLISTSDGISVSKIACGQWHTAIVSSTGKLFTYGHGAFGVLGHGDTSSVVQPKEVESLRGLRAKSVACGPWHTAAIVETSGTLKNNAPGGKLFTWGDADGGKLGHTDEKSKHVPTRVEPLIDCDFTQVSCGMSLTAVLTITGVVFTIGSKEHGQLGNPRSDNSSICMVEGPLKTEFVQDISCGSSHVAVLTTNGKVFTWGKGTEGQLGLGDYVDRSSPTLVEALEDKQVDSIACSSNFTAVICVHREISTKDQSVCSSCRLAFRFTRKKHYCYNCGSMFCNSCSSNKVQRAALAPDKSKRYRVCDACFNELNKTAEHGTMSCGSKIQKEESYLTETRTYTPKLSQMLKEANFIMEKMGSAQSPNQRNQESATLNQMQKQRWGQVECPDQFKCARDNIPHWLTSKKQTIDVCGIGRMTDPVSQKTTAYLPQATNDRRKEQDLMEKILLEEVKQLQAQVTTLAEECQRRSLKVQLYNRKFEETWLIVRDEATKCKAAKEIIKILTNQRNALSNKLLDGLELDDSSIVPDPPDKTLVTGKIPPLNSIRDQHNIEEVDAQYTTSSNTVVVDDSAVHQNGRRASNSSRGYDGGTDSTVAPTDSNGVIEQIERGVYITVVTSPSGKKGIKRIRFSRKHFGEAEAQKWWEENESRVFAKYNSMEYLAA, encoded by the exons ATGAAGGTACATTCGCTATATGGCAGTCCTAGGTTGATACAGAACAAGTACTTGCACAGTAATTTGGATTGCTCTGAACCATTCTTTTCTCCAAGACAGAAAGCATGGTCAGAACTAGATTCCTACTTGGAAAAGATTAGTCCCGAATTGGTAAATCAAGTAAAAAATAATTTGAGAGACATAAAATCTGCTGAAAAAATTAAGGACCAAAGAATTGTTCAAATGCCTAAACTCAAACAATCTGAGGAATCAAATGCAGCAACAGATGCTCTGAAGGACATTTTTGTCTGGGGTGATGTTTTGGGTCGTATGTCAGATCATGGACATGTATCAGCAACCAATATATCACTTCCAAGGTTATTGAAATCGTCGCAGATTCTTGATGTGCAGAGCATTGCCTGTGGAGAGAAACATGCGGCAATAGTTACTAAGCAGGGTCAGGTATTCTCTTGGGGTGAGGAAAATGGAGGGAGATTGGGACACAAAACAAGTGACAGTGTCTCTGATCCTAAGATCATTGACTCTCTTGCCTCCACACCTGTGAAGACTATTGCATTTGGGGCAAAGTACACCTATGCAGTTTCAGTTTCAGGAGAACTTTATGAATGGGGTGAAGGGGTTCATAGCCTAGGGTTCGGGAACAATCAGTGTCAAAGAAGCCCATGGTTCCCGCATAAATTGATCAGTACTTCAGATGGCATATCTGTATCGAAGATTGCATGTGGTCAGTGGCACACTGCTATAGTATCCTCCACAGGTAAGCTGTTCACATATGGACATGGGGCATTTGGTGTTCTTGGACATGGTGACACAAGTAGTGTTGTTCAGCCGAAAGAAGTGGAGTCCTTGAGAGGCTTAAGAGCCAAGTCTGTCGCATGTGGACCATGGCACACTGCTGCTATTGTGGAAACATCAGGAACACTTAAGAACAATGCTCCTGGTGGGAAGCTATTCACATGGGGCGACGCAGATGGAGGGAAGCTGGGCCATACTGACGAAAAGTCAAAGCATGTACCAACTCGTGTCGAACCACTCATTGATTGTGATTTTACTCAGGTATCCTGCGGTATGTCTCTAACAGCTGTGCTAACCATAACAGGTGTTGTATTTACCATTGGAAGCAAGGAGCATGGTCAATTAGGGAATCCTCGATCTGACAACTCATCTATTTGTATGGTTGAAGGGCCACTTAAGACTGAGTTTGTCCAAGATATATCCTGCGGCAGCTCCCATGTCGCAGTCTTGACAACGAACGGAAAAGTGTTTACCTGGGGCAAAGGCACAGAAGGGCAACTTGGTTTAGGGGATTATGTTGACAGGAGCTCCCCAACTCTAGTGGAGGCCCTGGAAGATAAACAGGTGGACAGTATAGCATGTTCTTCAAATTTCACTGCTGTAATTTGTGTGCACAGGGAAATCTCAACCAAGGATCAATCTGTGTGCAGCAGTTGCAGGTTGGCATTTCggtttacaaggaagaagcacTACTGCTACAACTGTGGTTCCATGTTCTGCAATTCCTGCAGCAGCAACAAGGTTCAAAGGGCTGCCCTTGCACCAGATAAGAGCAAAAGGTACCGTGTTTGTGATGCTTGTTTCAATGAGCTGAATAAAACAGCTGAGCACGGCACAATGAGTTGTGGATCAAAGATCCAAAAAGAAGAATCGTATTTAACAGAAACAAGAACATATACACCAAAGTTATCACAAATGCTTAAGGAAGCAAATTTCATCATGGAAAAAATGGGTTCTGCACAAAGTCCCAACCAGAGAAATCAGGAATCAGCCACTCTGAATCAAATGCAGAAACAGAGGTGGGGACAGGTAGAATGCCCCGATCAATTCAAATGTGCAAGAGACAACATTCCACATTGGTTGACATCAAAGAAGCAGACAATTGATGTTTGCGGTATAGGGAGAATGACTGATCCAGTCTCACAAAAGACTACTGCCTATTTGCCACAAGCTACTAATGATAGGAGGAAAGAAcaagatttgatggaaaagaTACTGCTGGAGGAAGTGAAACAGCTTCAAGCACAG GTAACCACTCTAGCAGAAGAATGCCAGCGTAGAAGCCTGAAAGTTCAGTTGTATAACCGAAAATTTGAGGAAACCTGGTTGATAGTGAGGGATGAGGCCACAAAGTGCAAAGCTGCAAAGGAGATTATAAAGATTTTAACAAATCAG AGGAATGCTTTATCAAATAAACTTTTAGATGGTCTGGAACTAGATGATTCCAGTATCGTGCCCGACCCACCCGACAAAACTCTTGTCACTGGCAAAATTCCACCGCTAAACAGCATCAGGGATCAACACAACATAGAGGAAGTGGATGCGCAATATACAACATCTTCTAACACTGTTGTGGTGGATGATTCAGCTGTGCATCAGAATGGCAGAAGAGCCTCCAATAGCAGCAGAGGCTATGATGGGGGAACAGATAGCACAGTTGCTCCTACTGATTCCAATGGAGTAATCGAGCAAATTGAGCGTGGGGTGTACATTACAGTCGTTACATCCCCCAGTGGCAAGAAGGGAATCAAGCGCATCCGGTTCAG CCGGAAGCATTTTGGAGAGGCTGAGGCACAGAAATGGTGGGAAGAGAATGAGAGCAGGGTATTTGCAAAGTACAACAGCATGGAATACTTGGCAGCATAA
- the LOC136467490 gene encoding protein REVEILLE 1-like: MACLEQFPMATDEAAVADRAGGGTAVDHHRNDPLNPGDMDLSGEEHVPKARKPYTITKQREKWTEDEHRRFLEALQLHGRAWRRIQEHIGTKTAVQIRSHAQKFFTKVVRESSSGSNASAGAAPAIQIPPPRPKKKPAHPYPRKVDGGAAKKPAPELKQLEKPPPPLRDQDEEGSPTSVLTSAHTVLRAEQGLGSVFANSSSASRSPALSAAGSDERGNGGGSLASSVDGEDACASPRARASYTKVLGDANEVGSEAPIFKLFGKKLVVEDLRTDSSPGSIAQATRNGNPIVAAGATSSWNPWPGSVQVQQLMYLVPQPWFGYNGSLPCAVFYPQAVASAQEQQQASEPLDHRRAQREGSVTGSNMAASSAAVPAASAAQNSDIAESRHGPGGQENTSDGYAALRRAAAVRRLTKCASSASFSGRGFVPYKRCTAESEAPRPVAPGEEQTAS, encoded by the exons ATGGCCTGTTTGGAG CAATTTCCGATGGCAACCGACGAGGCCGCCGTTGCCGACCGAGCGGGCGGTGGAACCGCCGTGGATCATCATCGCAACGACCCTCTCAATCCCGGCGACATGGATTTGTCAGGGGAGGAGCACGTGCCCAAG GCGCGGAAGCCGTACACAATCACGAAGCAGAGGGAGAAGTGGACGGAGGACGAGCACCGCCGGTTCCTGGAGGCCCTGCAGCTGCACGGTCGCGCCTGGCGCCGCATACAAG AGCACATCGGCACCAAGACCGCCGTGCAAATCCGGAGCCACGCGCAGAAGTTCTTCACCAAG GTGGTCCGAGAATCGTCGTCAGGAAGTAACGCCTCCGCGGGCGCCGCGCCGGCGATCCAGATCCCGCCGCCGCGCCCCAAGAAGAAGCCGGCGCACCCTTACCCGCGGAAAGTGGACGGCGGCGCGGCCAAGAAGCCCGCGCCGGAGCTCAAGCAGCTGGagaagccgccgccgcccctgcgCGACCAGGATGAAGAAGGGTCGCCGACGTCGGTGCTTACCTCGGCGCACACGGTGTTACGAGCGGAGCAGGGGCTGGGCAGCGTGTTCGCGAACAGCTCGAGCGCCAGCAGGTCGCCGGCCCTGTCAGCTGCCGGTTCGGATGAGCGTGGCAACGGCGGCGGCTCGCTGGCCTCGTCGGTGGACGGAGAGGACGCCTGTGCATCACCGAGGGCGAGAGCGTCATATACCAAG GTGCTCGGTGATGCAAACGAAGTGGGATCAGAAGCTCCAATCTTCAAGCTGTTCGGAAAGAAACTTGTGGTGGAAGACCTGAGAACGGACTCTTCACCTGGGAGCATTGCCCAGGCAACCAGAAACGGGAATCCTATCGTTGCCGCAGGAGCGACGAGCTCATGGAATCCGTGGCCGGGCAgcgtgcaggtgcagcagctgatgTACTTGGTTCCCCAGCCGTGGTTCGGCTACAACGGGAGCCTGCCGTGCGCGGTGTTCTACCCGCAGGCGGTGGCTTCAGctcaggagcagcagcaggcttcAGAGCCTCTGGATCACAGACGCGCGCAGAGGGAAGGGTCAGTGACAGGTTCGAACATGGCGGCctccagcgccgccgtgccggccGCATCGGCGGCGCAGAACTCGGACATCGCGGAGTCCCGCCACGGTCCCGGCGGGCAAGAAAACACCAGCGACGGGTACGCGGCGCTGCGGCGGGCTGCCGCCGTCCGGCGGCTGACCAAGTGCGCCAGCTCGGCTTCCTTCAGTGGGCGAGGGTTCGTGCCGTACAAGCGGTGCACGGCCGAGAGCGAGGCGCCGCGGCCGGTGGCGCCCGGAGAGGAGCAGACGGCGAGCTGA